Proteins from a single region of Deltaproteobacteria bacterium PRO3:
- a CDS encoding MoxR family ATPase: MKSQAQYRGTHDYVASDELQQVVNVSLAIGRPLLLKGEPGTGKTLLAASIAESLGRPLLRWNIKSTTKAVDGLYVYDTVQRLNDSRFGGGDVSDIKRYIKLGKLGAAFAAPDPVVLLIDEVDKADLEFPNDLLAELDEMRFTIPETNEEIAARHRPMVVITSNSEKELPDPFLRRCVFHFIEFPDEAMMARIVKVHFPDLDAKLMEAAIRKFYEVRRLPNLKKAPSTSELIDWIHALLAMGLDGKRVLEETPLIGVLLKNEQDVLKPKVTKLRRP, encoded by the coding sequence ATGAAATCGCAAGCCCAATACCGCGGAACCCACGATTACGTCGCCTCCGACGAACTCCAACAGGTCGTCAACGTCTCGCTCGCCATCGGCCGCCCTCTCCTGCTCAAGGGCGAGCCCGGCACCGGCAAGACGCTCTTGGCCGCCTCCATCGCCGAGTCTCTCGGCCGGCCGCTGCTGCGCTGGAACATCAAGTCCACCACCAAGGCGGTCGACGGACTCTACGTCTACGACACCGTCCAGCGCCTCAACGACAGCCGCTTCGGTGGCGGCGACGTCTCCGACATCAAGCGCTACATCAAGCTGGGCAAGCTGGGCGCGGCCTTCGCCGCGCCGGATCCCGTGGTCCTCTTGATCGACGAGGTCGACAAGGCCGACCTCGAGTTTCCCAACGACCTCTTGGCCGAGCTCGACGAGATGCGCTTCACCATCCCCGAGACCAACGAGGAGATCGCCGCCCGGCACCGGCCGATGGTGGTCATCACCTCCAACTCCGAAAAGGAGCTGCCCGACCCCTTCCTGCGCCGCTGCGTCTTCCATTTCATCGAGTTCCCCGACGAGGCCATGATGGCGCGGATCGTGAAGGTCCACTTCCCCGACCTGGACGCTAAGCTGATGGAGGCCGCGATCCGCAAGTTCTACGAGGTGCGGCGCCTGCCGAACCTCAAAAAGGCGCCCTCCACCTCCGAGCTGATCGACTGGATCCATGCCCTGCTGGCGATGGGCCTGGACGGGAAAAGGGTTTTGGAAGAGACGCCCTTGATCGGCGTCTTGCTGAAGAACGAGCAGGACGTCCTGAAGCCGAAGGTGACCAAGTTGCGGCGGCCCTAA
- a CDS encoding DUF883 family protein, which produces MSASKDPFAKHTAEFREKAATLGHDVQELGKTTRDLAHDTVGMIRENASEYYQQGLKKAQSLEKDLETKIKENPLQALLIAAGVGFVLGALWKRR; this is translated from the coding sequence ATGAGCGCATCCAAAGACCCCTTCGCCAAGCATACCGCCGAATTCCGCGAGAAGGCCGCGACCCTCGGCCACGACGTCCAAGAGCTGGGCAAGACCACCCGCGACTTGGCCCACGACACCGTCGGCATGATCCGAGAAAACGCCAGCGAGTATTACCAGCAGGGCCTGAAAAAGGCGCAAAGCCTGGAAAAAGACCTGGAGACCAAGATCAAGGAAAATCCCCTGCAGGCCCTGCTCATCGCGGCGGGCGTCGGCTTCGTCCTGGGCGCCCTCTGGAAGCGGCGATGA
- a CDS encoding MarC family protein gives MEYLHYFLHATVALVAMVNPLEAAQFFPTFTQGATPAQLRQAALKATFYAFTILTVSALVGRYILMAFGISTSAFQAAGGLVIMTVGFRMLWGEAQTAKEPSAANVNPAESVGLLVPFVMPIVTGPGAITTAITLTTRDEGVVNLLVVLGAILLNAVILWFSLRASVMMEKWLSVRAQKLISRFMGLILLAIGAQMAMSGVRAFFVDRL, from the coding sequence ATGGAATACCTGCATTACTTCCTCCATGCCACCGTCGCCCTGGTGGCGATGGTCAACCCCCTCGAGGCCGCGCAGTTCTTTCCCACCTTCACGCAGGGGGCGACGCCCGCGCAGCTGCGGCAGGCGGCGCTCAAGGCCACCTTTTACGCTTTCACCATCCTGACGGTCTCGGCCCTGGTTGGCCGCTATATCCTGATGGCCTTCGGGATCTCCACCTCCGCCTTCCAGGCGGCGGGCGGCTTGGTCATCATGACGGTCGGCTTCCGCATGCTCTGGGGGGAGGCGCAGACCGCGAAGGAGCCTTCCGCCGCCAACGTCAACCCCGCCGAATCGGTCGGCCTGCTGGTGCCCTTCGTCATGCCGATCGTCACGGGGCCCGGCGCCATCACCACGGCGATCACGCTGACCACCCGCGACGAGGGCGTCGTGAACTTGCTGGTGGTCTTAGGCGCGATCCTGCTCAACGCGGTGATCTTATGGTTCTCCCTGCGGGCCTCCGTCATGATGGAGAAATGGCTCAGCGTTCGCGCCCAGAAGCTGATCTCCCGCTTCATGGGTCTGATCCTCCTGGCGATCGGGGCCCAGATGGCGATGAGCGGGGTGAGGGCCTTCTTCGTCGATCGTTTATAG
- a CDS encoding VWA domain-containing protein — MLLAFFYTLRALKIPVGTQEWLRLMEALSRDLADSSLDKFYVLARALLVKSEALYDAYDQAFLMCFQGAEADARFKQELLDWLNRVVDPEQRPQLPDIDPLELEELRRRFRERLQEQTEAHHGGNYWIGSGGTSPFGHSGAHPSGIRIGGPGGGRMAVKVAEERRFRNYRHDRILETRQLKVALKRLRRLEAVGVAQELNVEKTIDKTCRNAGEIDLVFTPPRKNQAELLLLMDVGGSMDPYARMVEALFSAAHASQHFKAFKHFYFHNCIYSRLFVDAKLRDYVTTEDLFRRYRRSFHVIVVGDACMNPYELFVPNGSIDYWERNAEPGIAWLRRLREHYPSIVWLNPEPREYWDGHPTIHAVSQLIRMFPLSVEGLTEAVDNLRKAVVPPPEALQNKNFPFHPPVL, encoded by the coding sequence ATGCTCCTCGCCTTTTTCTACACCCTCCGCGCCCTCAAGATCCCCGTCGGGACCCAGGAATGGCTGCGCCTGATGGAGGCCCTCTCCCGGGACTTGGCCGACTCCTCCCTCGACAAGTTTTACGTCCTGGCCCGCGCCCTCCTCGTCAAGTCCGAGGCCCTCTACGACGCCTACGACCAGGCCTTTCTGATGTGCTTTCAGGGCGCGGAGGCCGACGCGCGCTTCAAGCAGGAGCTGCTGGACTGGCTGAACCGCGTCGTCGACCCCGAGCAACGCCCGCAGCTCCCCGACATCGACCCCCTCGAGCTGGAGGAACTGCGCCGCCGCTTCCGCGAGCGCCTCCAGGAGCAGACCGAGGCCCACCACGGCGGCAATTATTGGATCGGCTCCGGCGGCACCTCGCCCTTCGGCCACTCCGGCGCCCACCCCTCCGGCATCCGGATCGGCGGGCCGGGCGGCGGGCGCATGGCGGTGAAGGTCGCCGAGGAGCGCCGCTTCCGCAACTACCGCCACGACCGCATCCTGGAGACGCGCCAGCTGAAGGTCGCCCTCAAGCGCCTGCGCCGCCTCGAGGCCGTCGGCGTCGCGCAAGAGCTGAACGTCGAGAAGACCATCGACAAGACCTGCCGCAACGCCGGCGAGATCGACCTGGTCTTCACGCCGCCGCGCAAAAATCAGGCCGAGCTGCTCCTGTTGATGGACGTCGGCGGCAGCATGGACCCCTATGCCCGGATGGTCGAGGCGCTCTTCTCCGCGGCCCACGCCTCGCAGCACTTCAAGGCCTTCAAGCATTTCTATTTCCACAACTGCATCTACTCGCGGCTCTTCGTGGACGCCAAGCTCCGCGACTACGTCACCACCGAAGATCTCTTCCGCCGCTACCGCCGCAGCTTCCACGTCATCGTGGTCGGCGACGCCTGCATGAACCCCTACGAGCTCTTCGTCCCCAACGGTTCCATCGACTACTGGGAGCGCAACGCCGAGCCCGGCATCGCCTGGCTGCGGCGCCTGCGCGAGCATTACCCCTCGATCGTCTGGCTCAACCCCGAGCCGCGCGAGTACTGGGACGGCCACCCGACCATCCACGCGGTCTCCCAACTGATCCGCATGTTCCCCTTGAGCGTCGAGGGCCTGACCGAGGCCGTCGACAACCTGCGCAAGGCCGTGGTCCCGCCGCCGGAGGCCCTCCAAAATAAAAATTTCCCCTTCCACCCCCCGGTGCTATAA